One genomic segment of Desulfomicrobium sp. ZS1 includes these proteins:
- a CDS encoding pyridoxal phosphate-dependent aminotransferase — MKLAQRITRIKPSATLTINTKAQELRAAGRQIVSLAVGEPDFRTPEHVCDAAKTAMDEGFTRYTPVPGIPELRTAVAGYFKTFYGVDAAMENVVVTNGGKQSLYNLFQVLLDPGDEVIIPAPYWVSYPALVQLADGVSVFVTTEPQNNFLVSVEQLEAVRTPRTRCLVMNTPSNPTGCHYTQAQLDAIAAWAVDKGVFVISDEIYDQLVYAPAKPASLAPWWQRYPENFAVANGLAKSFAMTGWRVGYTLAHADLIKAMTKIQGQSTSNICSIAQKAALAALTGGWDCLIPMREAFVRRRDLGLSKIRSWGHVVCPEPAGAFYLFPQVDWYYTPEVPDSTALCGLILDKAGVALVPGAAFGDDRCIRISYALDDETLAGCLDRIGQVLHSLKK, encoded by the coding sequence ATGAAGCTGGCGCAACGCATTACCAGGATCAAGCCTTCCGCGACCCTGACCATCAACACCAAAGCCCAGGAGCTGCGCGCCGCAGGGCGGCAGATCGTCAGTCTGGCCGTGGGCGAGCCTGATTTCCGCACCCCCGAACATGTCTGCGATGCGGCCAAGACCGCCATGGACGAGGGCTTCACCCGCTACACGCCCGTACCGGGCATCCCTGAGTTGCGCACGGCCGTGGCCGGGTATTTCAAGACGTTTTACGGCGTGGACGCGGCCATGGAGAATGTCGTCGTGACCAACGGCGGCAAACAGAGCCTTTACAACCTGTTTCAGGTGCTGCTTGACCCGGGCGACGAAGTCATCATCCCCGCGCCGTATTGGGTCAGCTATCCCGCCCTGGTGCAGCTGGCCGACGGCGTGTCCGTTTTCGTGACCACGGAGCCGCAGAACAATTTCCTGGTCAGCGTGGAGCAGCTGGAAGCGGTCCGCACACCGCGCACCCGCTGCCTGGTCATGAACACGCCCTCAAACCCCACGGGCTGCCATTACACCCAGGCGCAGCTTGATGCCATAGCGGCCTGGGCCGTGGACAAGGGCGTTTTTGTCATTTCCGATGAAATTTACGACCAGCTGGTTTACGCTCCGGCAAAGCCCGCCTCCCTGGCGCCCTGGTGGCAGCGCTATCCCGAAAATTTTGCCGTGGCCAATGGCCTGGCCAAGAGCTTCGCCATGACCGGCTGGCGGGTTGGTTATACCCTGGCCCATGCGGACCTGATCAAGGCCATGACCAAGATTCAGGGCCAGTCCACGTCCAACATCTGCTCCATCGCCCAGAAGGCGGCCTTGGCGGCCCTGACCGGCGGGTGGGACTGTCTGATCCCCATGCGCGAAGCCTTTGTGCGTCGCCGCGACCTCGGGCTGTCCAAGATCCGCTCCTGGGGGCATGTGGTCTGTCCGGAGCCGGCCGGGGCGTTCTACCTGTTTCCGCAGGTGGATTGGTACTATACGCCCGAAGTGCCGGATTCCACGGCCCTGTGCGGGCTTATTCTGGACAAGGCTGGCGTGGCCCTGGTGCCTGGCGCGGCCTTTGGCGATGACCGCTGCATCCGCATTTCCTATGCGCTCGATGACGAAACCCTGGCCGGTTGCCTGGACAGGATCGGCCAGGTTCTGCACAGTTTGAAAAAATGA
- a CDS encoding HDOD domain-containing protein: MFEIASIHDRVREFLDEPGSDLPVFDRTALLVHQEATKADPDTDKIISYIAQDQVLAAEVLKVANSSFFRGIKKVSRIQDAVVRIGLREVVNSVMVTTQRKNYSSRNPFVQQYTATLWKHSVACAFGAQWLARRCDHVELVPEAFIAGLIHDVGKLLVLKALVSVGEKDKDAPRITKTAADEFVETMHPECGFLLLEKWNLPESYCHVCRDHHRRDYDQGNILLVLVRLANLVCRKIGIGLRQDPDLILVTSSEAGILGLSDIILAELEIAMEDHIANAVI; the protein is encoded by the coding sequence ATGTTTGAAATCGCCTCTATTCATGATCGCGTGCGGGAGTTTCTGGATGAACCCGGCAGCGACCTGCCGGTTTTCGATCGCACGGCCCTCCTGGTGCACCAGGAGGCGACCAAGGCCGACCCGGACACCGACAAGATCATCAGTTACATCGCTCAGGATCAGGTACTTGCGGCGGAAGTGCTCAAAGTCGCCAATTCTTCCTTTTTTCGTGGCATCAAGAAGGTCAGCCGGATTCAGGACGCCGTGGTGCGCATCGGCCTGCGCGAGGTGGTCAATAGCGTGATGGTGACCACGCAGCGCAAGAACTACAGCTCCCGCAACCCGTTCGTGCAGCAATACACGGCCACCTTGTGGAAACATTCCGTTGCCTGCGCTTTCGGCGCCCAGTGGCTGGCCAGGCGTTGCGACCACGTCGAGCTCGTCCCCGAGGCCTTCATTGCCGGGCTCATTCACGACGTGGGCAAGCTCCTGGTTTTGAAAGCCCTGGTTTCCGTGGGCGAGAAAGATAAGGACGCGCCCCGAATCACCAAAACCGCTGCCGATGAATTCGTCGAAACCATGCATCCCGAATGCGGTTTTTTGTTGCTCGAAAAATGGAATCTGCCCGAGTCTTACTGTCATGTCTGCCGGGATCATCATCGTCGGGATTATGACCAGGGCAACATCCTGCTGGTTCTGGTGCGACTGGCCAATCTTGTGTGCAGGAAGATAGGCATCGGCCTGCGCCAGGACCCCGACCTGATCCTTGTCACCAGCAGCGAGGCCGGGATTCTGGGGCTGTCCGACATTATCCTGGCGGAACTGGAAATCGCGATGGAAGATCATATAGCCAACGCGGTAATCTGA
- a CDS encoding GspE/PulE family protein, with product MSQDIDLDTGNGNDVGNEEAVKPIIKLLIREGHLTIQQAQYARRVSSKLHMSKPLCEVVRELGYVTDENIRQTVRRNQGELRIGDLLNGLGYLTDEELNRALDLQLQGGRQQKLGDILIQHKFLADEKLTEILAMQLGLPILELTAKEPDPGLMSRGPVEYYEQYRFVPFDMQPDGAVRIAFVDPLDPRSLDAARDYFGKNIVVCITRVSQLDDVLAKRKEELRIGNGADLNRLNIVEIANSIVLAAFKRGASDIHVEPMADRLRVRFREDGVMVHFRDYPIGAVAPLVSRFKIMCGADIAEKRRHQDGRLIFNHMGVQIDLRMSFYVTVYGEQIVMRLLKNQEELLPMHELGMLPGMLSRFMDEALDAPSGVIMVTGPTGSGKSTTVYSCINYLNRPEVSIITAEDPVEYKVRGIGQCSIMPSIGLTFEETLKHIVRQDPDIVVIGEVRDHFSAEMCIQTALTGHKVLTTFHTEDSIGALVRLLDMDIEPFLVSSTLSCILSQRLVRRVCPQCAVPYQPDLSQLRRMGCTYGDLAGAEFRKGRGCAACRHSGYKGRLAVYEMLIPEVFIRDAVLQRKTTHELRVISVEKAGMISLMEDGITKAAIGMTTVEEVLRTLPRVQKPRPLADLRRILGV from the coding sequence ATGAGCCAGGATATTGACCTGGATACCGGCAACGGCAACGACGTGGGCAACGAAGAGGCCGTCAAGCCCATAATCAAGCTTTTGATCCGCGAGGGGCATCTGACGATCCAGCAGGCGCAATACGCACGGCGGGTCTCTTCCAAGCTGCATATGAGCAAGCCGCTGTGCGAGGTTGTACGGGAGCTCGGGTATGTCACGGATGAAAACATCCGCCAAACCGTTCGTCGCAATCAGGGCGAACTGCGTATCGGCGATCTGCTGAACGGTTTGGGCTATTTGACGGACGAGGAGCTTAACCGCGCCCTGGACTTGCAGCTGCAGGGCGGGCGGCAGCAGAAGCTCGGGGACATCCTCATCCAGCATAAATTTCTGGCTGACGAGAAACTGACGGAAATACTGGCCATGCAGCTCGGATTGCCGATCCTGGAGCTTACGGCCAAAGAGCCGGACCCCGGACTGATGAGCCGTGGTCCCGTGGAGTATTACGAGCAGTACCGCTTTGTGCCTTTCGACATGCAGCCCGATGGCGCGGTGCGCATCGCCTTTGTTGATCCGCTGGATCCGCGCAGTCTGGATGCGGCGCGGGACTATTTCGGAAAGAACATTGTCGTCTGTATTACGCGGGTCAGCCAACTCGACGACGTGCTGGCCAAGCGCAAGGAAGAGCTGCGCATCGGCAACGGGGCGGACTTGAATCGCCTGAACATCGTTGAAATCGCCAACTCCATCGTGCTGGCCGCGTTCAAGCGCGGGGCCAGCGACATTCACGTCGAGCCCATGGCCGACCGGTTGCGGGTCCGTTTTCGCGAAGACGGCGTCATGGTCCATTTCCGCGATTATCCCATCGGCGCGGTGGCTCCGCTGGTCAGCCGTTTCAAGATCATGTGCGGCGCGGATATCGCGGAGAAGCGGCGGCATCAGGACGGACGGCTCATTTTCAATCACATGGGCGTGCAGATCGACCTGCGCATGTCCTTCTACGTCACGGTGTACGGCGAACAGATCGTCATGCGCCTGTTGAAGAATCAGGAAGAGCTCTTGCCCATGCACGAGCTGGGAATGCTTCCGGGCATGCTCAGCCGGTTCATGGACGAGGCCCTGGATGCGCCGTCCGGGGTCATCATGGTCACCGGGCCCACAGGGTCCGGCAAGTCGACCACGGTGTATAGCTGCATCAATTATCTGAATCGGCCCGAAGTGAGCATCATCACGGCCGAGGATCCGGTCGAATACAAAGTGCGCGGTATTGGGCAATGTTCGATCATGCCCTCCATCGGCCTGACCTTTGAGGAAACGTTGAAGCACATCGTCCGCCAGGATCCGGATATTGTGGTCATCGGCGAGGTGCGCGACCATTTTTCGGCGGAGATGTGCATTCAGACCGCCCTGACCGGACACAAGGTTCTGACGACTTTTCATACCGAGGACAGCATCGGCGCCTTGGTCCGCCTGCTGGATATGGACATCGAGCCGTTTCTGGTTTCCTCGACCCTGTCCTGCATTCTCTCTCAGCGATTGGTGCGACGGGTCTGCCCGCAGTGCGCGGTTCCCTATCAGCCCGACCTGAGCCAGCTTAGGCGGATGGGCTGCACCTACGGCGATCTGGCCGGAGCTGAATTTCGCAAGGGGCGGGGGTGCGCGGCCTGCAGGCACAGCGGGTACAAGGGCCGTCTGGCCGTGTACGAGATGCTCATCCCGGAAGTCTTTATTCGGGATGCGGTGTTGCAGCGCAAGACGACTCATGAGCTGCGCGTGATCAGCGTGGAGAAGGCCGGCATGATTTCCCTGATGGAAGACGGGATCACCAAGGCGGCGATTGGAATGACCACGGTGGAAGAGGTTTTAAGGACCTTGCCCCGGGTCCAGAAACCCCGGCCTCTGGCCGATTTGCGACGGATACTTGGAGTCTAG
- a CDS encoding PilZ domain-containing protein — translation MLKVYADKQGKAVFHCPHCGFATTFDASAYRNRDSRIKIRCRCGESMIMLVEFREYYRRTVSLVGWCHVHRTEKDLEMKVRDLSLSGLSFSLESSSDEDMADLQVGDVITVRFRLDSPPQNFIQRTASIRNIRSGIIGAKFSRSEYDKELGFYLLH, via the coding sequence ATGTTAAAAGTTTACGCCGACAAACAAGGCAAGGCAGTCTTTCATTGCCCCCATTGCGGTTTCGCCACCACTTTTGATGCTTCGGCCTATCGGAACCGTGACAGCCGTATCAAGATTCGGTGCCGTTGCGGCGAAAGCATGATCATGCTGGTCGAATTCAGGGAGTACTATCGCAGAACCGTGTCGCTGGTCGGATGGTGCCACGTGCACAGAACTGAAAAGGATCTGGAGATGAAGGTGCGCGATTTGTCCCTGAGCGGGTTGTCCTTTTCCCTAGAATCTTCTTCGGATGAGGACATGGCGGACCTGCAAGTCGGCGACGTGATTACGGTGCGATTTCGTCTCGATTCTCCGCCGCAGAATTTTATCCAGCGAACAGCCTCGATCCGCAATATTCGTAGCGGGATCATTGGCGCCAAGTTTTCCAGGAGCGAGTATGACAAGGAACTCGGATTTTACCTCCTGCATTGA
- a CDS encoding MerR family transcriptional regulator translates to MLKPVTPDTEKRLRIGQVARRLGVEPYVLRFWEEEFPQLTAARTSKGQRYYTEEHVRILEQIRHFLYVEKLTIKGARQKLEGTAAVRAPLDAIRRELQEIRRLLTKNP, encoded by the coding sequence GTGCTCAAACCCGTTACGCCCGACACCGAAAAACGTTTGCGCATAGGACAGGTTGCCCGGCGGCTTGGCGTGGAGCCGTATGTGTTGCGTTTCTGGGAAGAAGAGTTTCCTCAACTGACCGCGGCCAGGACCTCCAAGGGACAGCGCTACTACACCGAGGAGCATGTTCGCATCCTGGAGCAGATTCGTCATTTCCTGTACGTTGAAAAATTGACCATCAAGGGCGCACGCCAAAAACTCGAAGGAACTGCGGCCGTGCGGGCCCCGCTGGACGCGATCCGGCGCGAGTTGCAAGAAATTCGCCGCCTGCTGACCAAAAATCCCTGA
- the pheT gene encoding phenylalanine--tRNA ligase subunit beta: protein MLLSLNWLREFVPYEGDVKALSDRLTMLGLEVEEVANPFAALEKIVVGHVLERAVHPSSDHLSVCKVDIGTGEILDIVCGAPNVAAGQKVPVAPVGTIMPGGLVIKKAKLRGEPSCGMICSERELALGEGHEGIMVLDQAFVPGTPICDALGLDQVVLDVSITPNRADCLSVLGLAREVAAAFGLPLTIPQAELAESGVPFAGFAIEPDADLCPLYQARLIRDVTIAPSPDWLRYRLLAVGLRPINNIVDVTNYVMMECGQPLHAFDRDMLRGNRIRVERAEEGMTLTTLDGQDRVLTAKDVLIWDDEQPVALAGVMGGANSEIGAASATVLLESAVFDPASIRKTARRLGLSSDASYRFERGVDQIGNTDAMNRAASLMAAVSGGAVAPGVAKAEPRPFTARIIPFTPAKATRLLGVEMPPEFCRETLTRLGCIVAPGEPWQVTAPSFRLDLEREVDLIEEVARVYGMDRIEAVLPTVTKSLADLDKADPTFAFLSQVKDWGRGAGLAEVVNYSFVGTADLDRCGLPLEGRVNIFNPLSEEMNVLRTELAPGMLGSLRQNMSQDNTRIRIFEVAHSFVQDPDSDTLTRENNRLGILLHGSRFPARYPYPEGRFGYADIKGLVEHLLLTLGVGAASFERGGEHAYLAPEILVRAGEMVVGRVGMIREDLADAYQARGEVWYADLDLDLLMDLRLHVAFKAIPKFPVVRRDMTLVAPESLAIGAVVDTVKEMQEPLLTDVFLVDVYAPEGSAERNLTYRFVYRHAERTLKDKEVEKINLRIGQHLVERLSVRFS from the coding sequence ATGCTGCTAAGCTTGAACTGGTTGCGGGAATTCGTGCCCTATGAAGGGGACGTAAAGGCGTTGAGTGACAGGTTGACCATGCTCGGTCTGGAGGTGGAGGAAGTTGCCAACCCCTTCGCCGCCTTGGAGAAGATCGTGGTCGGGCATGTCCTTGAGAGGGCCGTGCATCCGTCTTCGGACCATCTGTCGGTCTGCAAGGTGGACATCGGCACGGGCGAGATTCTCGACATCGTTTGTGGTGCTCCCAACGTTGCCGCCGGTCAGAAAGTGCCCGTCGCCCCCGTGGGCACGATCATGCCCGGCGGCCTTGTGATCAAGAAGGCCAAGCTGCGTGGCGAGCCGTCCTGCGGCATGATTTGCTCCGAGCGTGAGCTCGCCCTGGGCGAGGGCCATGAGGGCATCATGGTCCTGGATCAGGCGTTTGTTCCCGGCACCCCCATCTGCGACGCTCTGGGCCTTGACCAGGTCGTGCTGGACGTGAGCATCACCCCCAACCGCGCGGACTGTCTTTCGGTTCTTGGTTTGGCCCGGGAAGTGGCCGCCGCCTTCGGTTTGCCTTTGACGATCCCGCAGGCTGAGCTGGCCGAAAGTGGGGTGCCGTTCGCAGGCTTCGCCATCGAGCCGGACGCCGATCTGTGTCCCCTGTATCAGGCTCGCCTGATCAGGGACGTTACGATCGCTCCCAGCCCCGACTGGCTCAGGTACCGACTGCTGGCGGTGGGACTGCGCCCGATCAACAACATCGTCGACGTGACCAACTATGTGATGATGGAATGCGGCCAGCCCCTGCACGCCTTTGACCGGGATATGCTGCGCGGGAACCGCATCCGCGTGGAGCGCGCCGAAGAAGGCATGACCCTGACCACCCTTGACGGCCAGGACAGAGTGTTGACGGCAAAAGACGTGCTCATCTGGGACGACGAACAGCCCGTTGCCCTGGCCGGAGTCATGGGTGGAGCCAATTCCGAGATCGGCGCAGCCAGCGCCACGGTGCTGCTGGAGAGCGCGGTTTTTGATCCGGCGTCCATTCGCAAGACGGCCCGGCGCCTGGGACTTTCCAGCGACGCCTCATACCGCTTCGAGCGCGGCGTGGATCAGATCGGGAACACTGACGCAATGAACCGGGCCGCAAGTCTCATGGCCGCCGTCTCCGGCGGCGCGGTCGCTCCCGGCGTGGCCAAGGCCGAGCCCCGGCCGTTTACGGCCAGGATCATTCCCTTTACTCCGGCCAAGGCCACGAGGCTGCTGGGCGTTGAGATGCCGCCCGAATTCTGTCGCGAAACCCTGACCCGCCTGGGATGCATTGTCGCCCCCGGCGAGCCCTGGCAGGTCACTGCGCCATCCTTCAGGCTGGATCTGGAGCGCGAGGTCGATCTCATCGAAGAGGTCGCCCGGGTCTACGGAATGGACCGCATCGAGGCGGTTCTGCCCACGGTCACGAAGAGCCTCGCCGATCTTGACAAGGCCGACCCGACCTTTGCATTCTTGAGCCAGGTCAAGGACTGGGGCCGGGGCGCAGGTCTCGCGGAAGTCGTGAATTACAGTTTCGTCGGCACGGCGGATCTGGACCGTTGCGGGCTGCCCCTGGAAGGCCGGGTGAATATTTTCAACCCGCTGAGCGAGGAAATGAACGTCCTGCGTACGGAGTTGGCCCCCGGGATGCTGGGCTCGCTGCGGCAGAACATGAGTCAGGACAACACCCGCATCCGCATCTTCGAGGTCGCGCATTCCTTTGTGCAGGACCCGGACAGCGACACCCTGACCCGCGAAAACAACCGTCTCGGCATCCTTTTGCACGGCAGCCGTTTTCCCGCACGCTACCCTTACCCCGAAGGCCGCTTCGGGTATGCCGATATCAAGGGCTTGGTGGAGCACCTCCTGCTGACCCTGGGCGTGGGGGCCGCAAGCTTTGAACGCGGCGGGGAGCATGCATATCTTGCTCCTGAGATTCTGGTGCGTGCCGGAGAAATGGTCGTGGGCCGGGTCGGCATGATCCGTGAGGATCTGGCCGACGCCTATCAGGCGCGTGGCGAAGTCTGGTATGCGGATCTCGACCTTGACCTGCTCATGGACCTGCGCCTTCATGTTGCGTTCAAGGCGATTCCGAAATTCCCGGTGGTTCGCCGGGACATGACCCTGGTCGCACCCGAGAGTCTTGCAATCGGCGCGGTAGTTGATACGGTCAAGGAAATGCAGGAACCGCTGCTTACGGATGTCTTTCTGGTCGATGTGTATGCTCCTGAAGGGAGCGCGGAACGCAATCTGACCTACCGTTTTGTGTACCGTCACGCAGAGCGCACCTTGAAAGACAAGGAAGTGGAAAAAATCAATCTTCGCATTGGTCAGCATCTGGTCGAGAGGTTGTCTGTCCGTTTTTCCTGA
- the pheS gene encoding phenylalanine--tRNA ligase subunit alpha, producing MANDIIRKLESLVPELNEALGQASSLEELEELRVRFLGRKGLLADLMSGLTALGPEERPAAGKAANQVKVAMTTLWEDQVAALKSRTREQALGAFDASVPSWQPDLGSLHPVTLVTREICAVFTSLGFEVVSGPEVENDFNNFEALNLPPEHPARDMQDTLYISDSILLRTHTSPLQVRTMLARKPPLGVIAPGKVYRRDSDITHTPMFHQVEGLLVDTHVTMADLRGILTAFVQNVFGHDTKVRFRPSFFPFTEPSAEVDISCVICGGKGKVNGDPCRVCKETGWVEILGCGMVDPAVFRKVGYDPEIYTGFAFGLGVERIAMLKYGIGDLRMFFENDLRFLRQFA from the coding sequence GTGGCTAACGATATTATTCGCAAGCTTGAAAGCCTGGTCCCGGAGCTTAATGAAGCCCTGGGCCAGGCTTCTTCATTGGAAGAGTTGGAGGAGCTGCGCGTTCGTTTTCTCGGGCGCAAGGGCCTCCTGGCCGATCTGATGTCCGGTTTGACCGCGCTGGGCCCTGAAGAGCGTCCGGCTGCGGGCAAGGCCGCCAATCAGGTCAAGGTCGCCATGACGACCCTTTGGGAAGATCAGGTCGCCGCCTTGAAGTCACGCACGCGGGAGCAGGCGCTGGGCGCGTTTGACGCCTCGGTGCCGTCCTGGCAGCCGGATCTGGGCTCGCTGCATCCCGTGACCCTGGTCACCCGCGAAATCTGCGCGGTGTTCACGAGCCTCGGTTTCGAGGTCGTGTCCGGGCCGGAAGTGGAGAACGACTTCAACAATTTTGAAGCGCTCAACCTTCCCCCCGAGCATCCTGCCCGCGACATGCAGGACACCCTTTACATTTCGGATTCGATCCTGCTGCGCACCCACACTTCGCCATTGCAAGTGCGGACCATGCTGGCCCGCAAGCCGCCGCTGGGCGTCATCGCGCCGGGCAAGGTCTATCGCCGGGACTCGGACATCACCCACACCCCCATGTTTCATCAGGTCGAGGGACTTCTCGTGGACACGCATGTGACCATGGCCGACCTGCGGGGCATTTTGACCGCCTTTGTGCAGAACGTGTTCGGTCACGACACCAAGGTCCGTTTTCGCCCGAGCTTTTTTCCCTTTACCGAGCCCAGCGCAGAGGTGGACATCAGCTGCGTGATCTGCGGCGGCAAGGGCAAGGTGAACGGCGATCCTTGCCGCGTGTGCAAGGAGACGGGCTGGGTGGAGATCCTCGGGTGCGGGATGGTCGACCCGGCCGTGTTCCGCAAAGTCGGCTACGACCCGGAAATCTATACGGGCTTTGCCTTCGGTCTGGGCGTCGAGCGCATCGCCATGCTCAAATACGGCATCGGTGATCTGCGCATGTTTTTCGAGAACGATCTGCGGTTCCTCCGGCAATTCGCCTGA
- the rplT gene encoding 50S ribosomal protein L20 translates to MRVKRGKTAHRRHKKYLALAKGYRGARSKLYRTARETVERALCFAYRDRKQKKRAFRRLWIVRINAGVREYGLTYNRFMHGLKLAEINLNRKALADMAVYEKDAFAALCQMVKSKAN, encoded by the coding sequence ATGAGAGTAAAAAGAGGAAAGACAGCCCACAGAAGGCACAAAAAGTACTTGGCCCTGGCCAAGGGCTATCGCGGAGCACGCAGCAAGCTGTACCGCACCGCCCGAGAAACCGTTGAACGCGCCTTGTGCTTTGCTTACCGCGACAGAAAGCAGAAGAAGCGTGCATTCCGGAGACTGTGGATCGTGCGCATCAACGCCGGCGTGCGTGAATACGGTTTGACCTACAATCGTTTCATGCATGGTTTGAAGCTCGCCGAAATCAATCTTAACCGGAAGGCCCTGGCCGACATGGCTGTCTATGAAAAAGACGCCTTTGCCGCCTTGTGCCAAATGGTAAAATCCAAGGCGAACTAG
- the rpmI gene encoding 50S ribosomal protein L35 gives MSKVKTNRSAAKRFRVTGTGKVKRSHANMRHILTKKSAKRKRQLRQSTMTAQSCVGAIRRLVPYIF, from the coding sequence ATGTCAAAGGTGAAAACCAACAGAAGTGCGGCCAAGCGTTTTCGGGTCACGGGCACGGGCAAGGTTAAAAGAAGCCACGCCAACATGCGCCACATCCTGACCAAGAAATCCGCGAAGCGCAAAAGACAGCTGCGTCAGTCCACCATGACTGCCCAGTCCTGTGTCGGCGCGATTCGTCGTCTGGTACCGTACATTTTCTAG
- the infC gene encoding translation initiation factor IF-3, translated as MLSAAKARRNKQIRAKEIRVVGDDGNQLGIMTVPEALEQAEAKGLDLVEVAPNAKPPVCKIMDYGKYLYEEKKKSQEAKKRQTQIQVKEIKFRPHTDDHDLMTKIKHIRRFIEDGDRCKVTVFFRGREMAHKDRGQVILDRIVEMVSDVAKVEQTSRVEGRTMFLLLAGLPKK; from the coding sequence ATTCTTTCAGCTGCTAAGGCCCGCCGGAACAAGCAAATCAGGGCCAAGGAAATCCGGGTTGTTGGAGATGATGGGAATCAGCTAGGTATCATGACCGTGCCCGAGGCCTTGGAACAGGCCGAAGCAAAGGGACTTGATCTGGTTGAAGTGGCGCCCAACGCCAAGCCGCCGGTCTGTAAAATTATGGACTACGGCAAGTACCTCTACGAGGAAAAGAAAAAGTCACAGGAAGCCAAGAAGCGTCAGACCCAGATTCAGGTCAAGGAAATCAAATTCCGCCCACACACCGACGATCATGACTTGATGACTAAGATCAAGCACATCAGAAGGTTTATCGAGGACGGAGACCGCTGCAAGGTGACCGTGTTTTTCCGTGGCCGCGAAATGGCGCACAAGGATCGAGGGCAGGTCATTCTGGACCGGATCGTGGAGATGGTCTCTGATGTCGCCAAGGTCGAGCAGACCTCCCGAGTCGAAGGCCGGACCATGTTTCTCCTGCTGGCAGGGCTTCCCAAGAAATAA